One window of Triticum dicoccoides isolate Atlit2015 ecotype Zavitan chromosome 5A, WEW_v2.0, whole genome shotgun sequence genomic DNA carries:
- the LOC119299885 gene encoding protein ROOT PRIMORDIUM DEFECTIVE 1-like translates to MKTASRFVSRAHPTACLFHPRLLPLGLSLPPAAAKTNPQTTMLRRIAALRPPPPRAVAAALVGGADAGYSSKSTSLPQKQQRVRDHAFDGIMEVQKRVRRFLALHALLLYAATPTAPSGKFSAGGSGAVSVPFSRLGALSRRQLRLAPLDAGNFMLRHPHAFHLFLHPVHRILHVRLTPRASAALRLEADAIASLRPGAVLRLRKLLLLAPPHHRLRLEHIRLLRRDFGLPDDFADSVILSNPALFRLTPDGFVEFVPSPDDPPDLTVAAVERSRERHYREHRAPGAGEEDARFAFPTRFPPGFKIGKYFRIAVWKWQRLPYASPYADVSGHDLRSLEAQRRMEKRAVAAVHELLSLTVDKRTTLERLALFRDALGVPKKIKEFLLKYQGIFYISTRGNQGKLHTVFLREAYYKGELLDSNEIHDARRKLEELLLMSREKANLDRMFTSMGRGWDELGGGRRGGAELREKFLGDAGGRKRKVGADDEDDGADSGEDSGVESLYID, encoded by the coding sequence atgaaAACTGCGTCGCGATTCGTGTCTCGTGCGCATCCGACGGCTTGCCTCTTTCACCCGCGTTTGCTACCACTCGGCCTCTCTCTTCCGCCGGCCGCCGCCAAAACCAATCCCCAAACAACGATGCTCCGCCGCATCGCCGCcctacggccgccgccgccgcgcgcggtggcggcggcgctcgtCGGAGGGGCCGACgcaggctactcctccaagtccacctccCTCCCCCAGAAGCAGCAGCGCGTCCGCGACCACGCCTTCGACGGCATCATGGAGGTGCAGAAGCGCGTCCGCCGCTTCCTCGCGCTCCACGCGCTGCTCCTCTACGCCGCCACCCCCACCGCGCCCTCGGGCAAATTCTCCGCCGGGGGCAGCGGCGCGGTCTCTGTGCCCTTCTCCCGCCTCGGCGCCCTCTCGCGCCGCCAGCTCCGCCTCGCGCCCCTCGACGCTGGCAACTTCATGCTGCGCCACCCGCACGCCTTCCACCTCTTCCTCCACCCGGTCCACCGCATCCTCCacgtgcgcctcaccccgcgcGCCTCCGCCGCGCTGCGCCTCGAGGCCGACGCCATCGCCTCCCTGCGCCCCGGCGCCGTCCTCCGCCTCCGCAAGCTGCTCCTCCTCGCGCCCCCGCACCACCGCCTCCGGCTGGAGCACATCCGTCTCCTCCGCCGCGACTTCGGCCTCCCCGACGACTTCGCCGACTCCGTCATCCTGTCCAATCCCGCTCTGTTCCGCCTCACGCCTGACGGGTTCGTCGAGTTTGTGCCCTCCCCTGACGACCCAcccgacctcaccgtcgccgccgtcgagCGCTCCCGGGAGCGCCACTACCGCGAGCACCGTGCTCCCGGCGctggcgaggaggacgcgcgcttCGCGTTCCCCACCCGCTTTCCGCCGGGCTTTAAGATTGGCAAGTATTTCCGCATTGCAGTTTGGAAGTGGCAGCGCCTCCCCTACGCTTCCCCGTATGCGGACGTCTCTGGCCACGACCTGCGCTCACTTGAGGCACAACGCCGCATGGAGAAGCGCGCTGTCGCTGCTGTCCATGAGCTGCTCTCTCTCACCGTCGACAAGCGTACCACGCTCGAGCGTCTCGCGCTCTTCCGTGACGCCCTTGGTGTGCCGAAGAAGATTAAAGAGTTCTTGCTTAAGTATCAGGGGATATTTTACATATCAACAAGAGGAAACCAGGGGAAGCTGCACACTGTGTTCCTCAGGGAGGCATACTATAAAGGGGAGCTTTTAGATTCCAATGAGATACATGACGCAAGGCGGAAGCTGGAGGAGCTGCTCTTGATGAGCCGAGAGAAGGCGAATTTGGATCGGATGTTCACCAGCATGGGCCGTGGATGGGATGagcttggtggtggtcgtcgtggAGGAGCAGAATTGAGGGAGAAGTTTCTTGGGGATGCAGGTGGCAGAAAGAGGAAAGTTGGCGCTGACGATGAGGACGATGGTGCCGATAGTGGGGAGGACTCGGGAGTTGAATCACTCTACATCGACTGA